The genomic region ACAGGTAAAGATATGCATCTAATAGGTGCTGAACTAATATTCTATGTTAAACAAGATATTGAGAGAGAAAAGAAGATTAAGAGTTGGCGCGGTATACGTCATGCTCTCGGCTTAAAAGTTCGCGGACAGCGTACACGTACAACTGGTCGCTTAGGATTAACTGTAGGTGTTAGAAAGAAGAGGAGATAAAGAGGTGTGAAACATGGGTGATCCGAAGAAGCCTAGAAAGAAATGGGAAGGACCACGACATCCATGGCGAAAAGAAGTATTAGTTCAAGAACTTAAGCTTCTGGGAACATATGGTTTAAGAAATAAGAGAGAATTATGGAGAGCACAAACAATTGTTAGGAAGTTCCGTCACCAAGCACGATCACTTCTAGCTGCTCCACAAGAAATACGTGAACAAGCAGAAAAAGCTCTACTTAATAGACTTTATCGTCTAGGATTACTACATGAAAACGCATCACTAGAAGATGTTTTAGGATTAACTGTTGAAGACTTATTGGAGAGGAGATTACAAACCATAGTTTATAAGAAAGGATTAGCGAGAACAATATATCATGCAAGACAATTAATTATCCACGGACACATAGCTATTGCCGGCCGTAGAATTACTTCGCCAGGATACATTGTTTCTCGAGAAGAAGAAGACCTAGTGGATTACGCACCTACAAGTCCGTTTAAAAAGAGCATTGAAGAAAAAGCCTAGATCTAAATATTAGTTGAGAGGTGAGCGGAATGGCTTTCATGGGTAGAGAACTTAAGTGGGGCGTAGCACATATTTATAGTAGCTTAAACAACACTATAATACACATAACAGATCTAACGGGAGCTGAAACCGTAAGCAGATGGAGCGGTGGAATGGTTGTAAAGGCTGATCGAGAAAAACCAAGCCCATATGCAGCAATGATTGCTGCTAGTCGTGCGGCTGCGGAAGCAATGGATAAGGGAATAACAGCTTTACATATTAAAGTAAGAGCGCCTGGAGGTCATGGACCGAAGACTCCGGGACCGGGAGCACAAGCTGCTATACGTGCACTCGCAAGAGCAGGATTCATTATTGGAAGGATCGAAGATGTAACACCAATACCGCATGACACTACACGTAGACCAGGCGGTAGGAGAGGTAGGAGAGTCTAAACCTATATTTTAACATGGGTGAATCATGTCTTGGAAATAAATGTTTTAGAAAAAACACCTCTACGTCTAAGGCTTTATATAAAAGATATTCCTTTACATGTTTTAAACTCTATTCGTAGAGCCATAATAGCAGAAGTACCAACAATGGCTATTGATTCCGTAGTATTCACAATGAATAGCAGTGTATTCTATGATGAATATATTGCTCATAGACTAGGACTTATACCGTTAACAAGTGAAGCAGCACTAGACAAATATAAGTCACCAGAAGAATGCAGAGAAGCAGGAGACAGAGGATTATTCACCGAAGATTGCTTTGTAAAACTTGATCTTGAAGGGAAAGGTGAGGAAGGTAAACTTGTAACTCTACACAGCGGAGATCTAAAGACTTCGGATCCTGATGTTAAACCTGTTTATGATAACATTCCTATTATAGTTCTAGGAAAGAACCAAGAAATAAGGCTGGAAGCATATGCTAGACTTGGCAGGGGAAAAGAACACGCCAAATGGAGCCCTGTATCTGTTGCAGCACACAAGTATATTGCTGATATTTATATAGATGAAAAGAAGTGTTTAGGTGAAAATTGTAAGAAATGTATAGAGGTTTGTCCAAGAAATATTCTAAGCTTTGAAAACGGAAAAATAATTGTAAACACTAATAAGATTTTTGATTGTTCATTATGCAGAATTTGTGAAGAATACTGTCCGACTGATGCGATAAGAGTTGGCTGGAGAGAGAACGAATATATTTTAACAATCGAATCTACAGGTTCATTACCTCCTAAAAGAATCCTTATTGAAGCCGTAAAAATACTTGAAAATAAAATAGATGATTTCATAGAAAACCTTAGAAGTGAGGGGATAATTAAATGAAAAAGACAGGACCTACAAACATTGTATTAAGGAAAACTATTAGAGAGCTCAAAAAATTATCCAAACAATATAAAACAGCTATTTGGAAAGCAGTCGCTGAAGAACTTGAAAAACCTAGGAGGCAGAGGAGAGCTGTGAATATAAGCAGGATAAACAGGCATACTAGCAGTGGAGATGTTGTCGTAGTTCCAGGAAAAGTGCTGGGTTCAGGAAACATTGATCACCCGGTAACAGTCGCTGCAGTTTCATTTACAAAAACAGCTATTGAAAAAATAGAGATTGCCGGTGGGAAAGCTATACATATACTTGATCTAGCCCGTGAAAACCCGCGTGGAAGCAATGTGAAAATTATTGGGTGATATATATGAGTGAACCTAAAACAATATATGTTGATGCAACAAATCAGATCCTGGGAAGACTAGCCAGTATCATAGCTAAAAAACTACTCAACGGATACAGAGTGATCGTGGTAAATGCTGAAAAAGCAGTTGTAAGCGGTGAAAGAGTAAGGGTTATCCAAGGATATAAACTTATTGAGAAAGTCACCACACACTATAATCCCTATAAAACAGGGGTTAGAAGACCTAAATCACCCCACAATATATTGAAGAGAACAGTTCGTGGAATGCTACCCATGGATAAACCTAAAGGTAGAAATGCGTATAAAAGACTTAGAGTATATAATGGAGTACCGCCGGAGCTTGGAAAAGTAGAATTTATACGTTTCAAAGAAGCAGATGCTAATAGACTCGGGAGAGAATATATTACCCTAGCAGATATAGCTAAAGAACTCGGCTGGAAAGGTGTTAGGATATGAGTGTGAAGGGAAAGATAGTTATTGCAACAGGTAAAAGGAAGACAA from Staphylothermus marinus F1 harbors:
- a CDS encoding 30S ribosomal protein S4 — protein: MGDPKKPRKKWEGPRHPWRKEVLVQELKLLGTYGLRNKRELWRAQTIVRKFRHQARSLLAAPQEIREQAEKALLNRLYRLGLLHENASLEDVLGLTVEDLLERRLQTIVYKKGLARTIYHARQLIIHGHIAIAGRRITSPGYIVSREEEDLVDYAPTSPFKKSIEEKA
- a CDS encoding 30S ribosomal protein S11 is translated as MAFMGRELKWGVAHIYSSLNNTIIHITDLTGAETVSRWSGGMVVKADREKPSPYAAMIAASRAAAEAMDKGITALHIKVRAPGGHGPKTPGPGAQAAIRALARAGFIIGRIEDVTPIPHDTTRRPGGRRGRRV
- a CDS encoding DNA-directed RNA polymerase subunit D yields the protein MEINVLEKTPLRLRLYIKDIPLHVLNSIRRAIIAEVPTMAIDSVVFTMNSSVFYDEYIAHRLGLIPLTSEAALDKYKSPEECREAGDRGLFTEDCFVKLDLEGKGEEGKLVTLHSGDLKTSDPDVKPVYDNIPIIVLGKNQEIRLEAYARLGRGKEHAKWSPVSVAAHKYIADIYIDEKKCLGENCKKCIEVCPRNILSFENGKIIVNTNKIFDCSLCRICEEYCPTDAIRVGWRENEYILTIESTGSLPPKRILIEAVKILENKIDDFIENLRSEGIIK
- a CDS encoding 50S ribosomal protein L18e, yielding MKKTGPTNIVLRKTIRELKKLSKQYKTAIWKAVAEELEKPRRQRRAVNISRINRHTSSGDVVVVPGKVLGSGNIDHPVTVAAVSFTKTAIEKIEIAGGKAIHILDLARENPRGSNVKIIG
- a CDS encoding 50S ribosomal protein L13; translated protein: MSEPKTIYVDATNQILGRLASIIAKKLLNGYRVIVVNAEKAVVSGERVRVIQGYKLIEKVTTHYNPYKTGVRRPKSPHNILKRTVRGMLPMDKPKGRNAYKRLRVYNGVPPELGKVEFIRFKEADANRLGREYITLADIAKELGWKGVRI